In Leishmania mexicana MHOM/GT/2001/U1103 complete genome, chromosome 34, one DNA window encodes the following:
- a CDS encoding putative aspartate aminotransferase: MSTQAAMTTTERWQKIQGRAPDPIFELAKRAAAAKGPKANLVIGAYRDEQGLPYPLRVVRKAEQLLLDMNLNYEYLPISGYQPFIDEAVKMIYGDTVELENLVAVQTLSGTGALSLGAKLLTHVFDAEKTPIYLADPTWPNHYSIVKAAGWKDIRTYAYYDHKTLGLDFEGMKKDILAAPDGSVFLLHQCAHNPTGVDPSQEQWNEIASLMLAKHHQVFFDSAYQGYASGSLDTDAYAARLFARRGIEVLLAQSFSKNMGLYSERAGTLSLLLKDKTKRADVKSVMDSLIRAEYTCPPAHGAHLAHLILSNNELRKEWEAELSAMAERIRTMRRTVYDELLRLQTPGRWEHVINQIGMFSFLGLSKEQCEYCQNHNIFITLSGRANIAGLTHETALMLAQTINDAVRNVNRK, from the coding sequence ATGTCCACGCAGGCAGCCATGACCACGACGGAGCGCTGGCAGAAGATTCAGGGACGAGCTCCCGATCCCATCTTCGAGCTCGCAAaacgcgccgccgctgccaaggGCCCCAAGGCCAACCTCGTCATTGGTGCCTACCGCGACGAGCAGGGCCTTCCCTACCCGCTACGCGTGGTCCGCAAGGCTGAGCAGCTTCTTCTGGACATGAATCTTAACTACGAGTACCTACCCATCTCCGGTTACCAGCCCTTCATCGATGAGGCGGTAAAGATGATCTACGGCGATACCGTCGAGCTGGAGAACCTGGTTGCCGTGCAGACGCTGAGCGGGACCggtgccctctctctcggcgCGAAGCTGCTGACTCACGTCTTCGACGCTGAGAAGACGCCCATCTACCTTGCCGACCCCACGTGGCCCAACCACTACAGCATCGTGAAGGCTGCTGGCTGGAAGGACATCCGCACGTACGCCTACTACGACCACAAGACGCTCGGGCTGGATTTTGAGGGCATGAAGAAGGACATTCTGGCTGCGCCGGACGGCTCTGTGTTCCTTCTGCACCAGTGCGCGCACAACCCCACTGGCGTGGACCCGTCGCAGGAGCAGTGGAACGAGATCGCGTCACTGATGCTGGCCAAGCACCATCAGGTGTTCTTCGACTCCGCCTACCAGGGCTATGCGAGCGGCAGCCTCGACACAGACGCGTATGCTGCCCGCCTGTTTGCCCGCCGCGGCATCGAGGTACTGCTGGCGCAGTCGTTCTCCAAGAACATGGGCCTGTACAGCGAGCGTGCGGgcacgctgtcgctgctcctcAAGGACAAGACGAAGCGCGCGGATGTGAAGAGCGTGATGGATTCGCTGATTCGTGCGGAGTACACCTGCCCCCCGGCCCACGGTGCCCATTTGGCTCACCTCATCCTGAGCAACAACGAGCTGCGAAAGGAGTGGGAAGCAGAGCTATCGGCCATGGCGGAGCGCATCCGCACGATGCGCCGCACCGTGTacgacgagctgctgcgcctgcagacGCCCGGACGCTGGGAACACGTCATTAACCAGATTGGCATGTTCTCCTTCCTCGGGCTGTCGAAAGAGCAGTGCGAATACTGCCAAAACCACAACATCTTCATCACGCTGTCGGGCCGCGCTAACATTGCAGGTCTGACGCACGAGACGGCGCTGATGCTGGCACAGACGATCAACGATGCTGTGCGCAATGTGAATCGCAAGTGA